From Marivirga harenae, one genomic window encodes:
- a CDS encoding potassium channel family protein has protein sequence MQPAIRKLIYAFLMIMTSILLGGVGYMIIESYGFKDGVYMSVITFSTVGFNEVQPLSDKGKLFTVFYIIINLGLFAYTASVISYLREDSEKFIKLIQIKKH, from the coding sequence ATGCAACCAGCTATAAGGAAACTTATTTATGCTTTCTTGATGATTATGACCAGTATTTTGCTGGGCGGTGTGGGGTATATGATTATTGAAAGCTACGGTTTTAAAGACGGTGTGTATATGTCCGTTATCACTTTTTCAACTGTTGGATTTAACGAGGTTCAGCCTTTGAGCGATAAAGGAAAGCTTTTTACTGTATTTTATATTATTATTAATTTAGGGTTATTTGCTTATACCGCTTCCGTTATTTCTTATTTGAGGGAAGATTCAGAGAAATTTATAAAACTTATACAGATAAAAAAGCATTGA
- a CDS encoding ArsO family NAD(P)H-dependent flavin-containing monooxygenase gives MSNKHIYDLIIIGGGQSALACGYYLRRTGLDYIILDNQEECGGAWQKAWDSLTLFSPAEHSSLPGWLMPQSKNEFPSKKEVIDYVCQYEKRYKIPVERPVEVKEVGKESNYFKIITNQATYYSKRLISATGTWDKPFIPNVAGRDIFQGTQLHSAFYQSSRDFEGKKVLIVGEGNSGAQILAEISKVADTKWATRNSPEFLPDDVDGRVLFDQATAKYYAEKKGEKFDMSKYNLGNIVMVPSVKEARNRDVLHSAGQFTSFTEKGVIWESGKKESFDAVIWCTGFGYGTEHLKNIVAKDEKGKIKTTGTRSIEEKNLWLVGYGGWTGFASATLIGVGRSAKLTIKQVQESLQ, from the coding sequence ATGTCAAATAAACATATTTATGATCTGATTATCATTGGAGGCGGTCAAAGTGCCTTGGCTTGTGGCTACTACCTTCGAAGAACGGGACTCGATTACATTATTTTGGATAATCAAGAAGAATGCGGTGGTGCTTGGCAAAAAGCTTGGGACTCATTAACACTTTTCTCTCCTGCCGAACATAGCTCTTTGCCCGGTTGGTTGATGCCTCAATCTAAAAATGAATTTCCTAGCAAAAAAGAGGTTATTGATTATGTTTGTCAATACGAAAAACGATATAAAATCCCAGTTGAAAGACCCGTTGAGGTAAAAGAAGTAGGGAAGGAATCTAATTACTTTAAAATTATTACAAATCAGGCCACCTATTATAGTAAAAGGTTGATTTCTGCTACCGGAACTTGGGATAAACCTTTTATTCCCAATGTAGCTGGTAGGGATATTTTTCAAGGAACACAATTACATTCCGCTTTCTATCAAAGTTCAAGAGATTTTGAAGGGAAAAAAGTATTGATAGTGGGCGAGGGCAATTCAGGTGCCCAGATTTTAGCTGAAATTTCAAAGGTAGCCGATACCAAATGGGCAACTCGAAATTCACCAGAATTTTTGCCTGATGATGTAGATGGTCGAGTATTATTCGATCAAGCAACAGCTAAATATTATGCTGAGAAAAAGGGAGAGAAGTTTGATATGTCTAAGTATAATTTAGGCAATATCGTAATGGTTCCTTCTGTAAAGGAAGCCCGAAATAGAGATGTTTTACACTCAGCAGGGCAGTTCACATCATTTACTGAAAAAGGAGTGATCTGGGAATCAGGTAAAAAAGAATCCTTCGATGCGGTTATTTGGTGCACTGGTTTCGGGTACGGCACAGAACACTTAAAAAACATTGTAGCTAAGGACGAAAAAGGAAAAATCAAAACCACAGGAACACGATCAATTGAAGAAAAAAATCTTTGGCTGGTAGGTTATGGTGGATGGACCGGTTTTGCATCTGCAACTTTAATTGGGGTGGGAAGGAGTGCAAAATTAACCATAAAGCAAGTACAGGAGAGCTTGCAATAG
- a CDS encoding DUF6134 family protein, whose protein sequence is MGRLKVFFVVCFLSILGCNLYAQELVYDVSIQGKPVGNMLVTKKLLDSGKVYYSAVMDLEYKLFRPTQMVQLMEAIYQNDTLIQAYFVDKRNNEIVEEAKIEKLHERKYYRTTVDTVRDWHEKAVLKSTLKLYFTPPDKRDSVFSENNHKYQKIAKLPEENRFMMMNNEGEKTIISYNEKGICTQREFNIGSVEYSLKLSEREE, encoded by the coding sequence ATGGGCAGGTTGAAAGTATTTTTTGTTGTATGTTTTTTATCAATACTTGGTTGCAATCTATATGCCCAAGAATTGGTTTATGATGTTTCCATACAAGGCAAACCAGTTGGGAATATGTTGGTTACTAAGAAATTGTTGGACAGTGGAAAAGTATACTATTCAGCGGTAATGGATTTAGAGTATAAACTGTTTAGACCAACTCAGATGGTACAATTAATGGAGGCCATTTATCAAAATGATACACTGATCCAGGCGTATTTCGTAGACAAGAGAAATAATGAAATAGTTGAAGAAGCCAAAATTGAAAAACTTCATGAGCGAAAGTATTATAGGACTACTGTGGATACGGTAAGAGATTGGCATGAAAAAGCAGTTTTAAAAAGTACTTTGAAACTATATTTTACTCCTCCTGACAAAAGAGACTCTGTTTTTTCTGAAAACAACCATAAATATCAAAAAATAGCTAAACTTCCTGAAGAAAATCGCTTCATGATGATGAATAATGAAGGTGAAAAGACAATTATTAGCTACAACGAAAAGGGGATTTGTACTCAACGAGAATTTAATATTGGATCTGTAGAATACAGTCTGAAATTAAGTGAAAGGGAAGAGTAA
- a CDS encoding SusC/RagA family TonB-linked outer membrane protein, producing the protein MKKQYLVMIILFLMGSFSYAQEKVIEGTVVSASDGLPLIGATVVKKGSTSGATTDLDGKFKVEISEPEILVISFIGFAEKQVAVNLDQSGELIIRLEEDITKLNEVVVSGLASSVKRSNLGNAVATVSSEELTGITNQPTMDNALYGKVTGVNITSSSGAPGGGIAMRLRGVTSITGNNQPLFIIDGVYVSNAEVPSGLRNASGANSGNEENASNRIADLAPSDIENIEVLKGPSAAAIYGARANAGVVIITTKRGKRGETRVNLTQDIGFSTIQRKVGIGQRDWTPSLVEETFGTDEVARYNAAVNGRGLIDYEEEIYGETGLITDTKISATGGSEKTKFYVGASLRDEEGIIKNTGYTRASVRANIDHQFNDRIKFTTSSNFVNSTTQRGFTGNENEGGLSMGYNMAFTRPWANLFPDEFGNYPDNPNAAGNMLLVRDQAINDEVINRFIQGASIDVSLYETDQSFLKFKWNGGFDSYNLETYVYVPEYHQAQRGLQNGFIGVGKNSIFNTNNQGFLVWDNYLSGGSFQLTSQVGYTYITFDRDLVYNQATQLIPGQTTLGQSGTQELDQTLENVKEFGYFAQQEVNFEDKIIATLGIRADKSTLNSDQNQFYYFPKASVALNLANFDFWALDLFNQFKLRAAYGETGSSATFGSLYTSFQAVNIGGSPGVSVGGLRGSEDLIPETASEFETGIDMTLIDNKLSLTATYYNRNINDLILQRALQPSTGFALEVTNLADLQNQGLELALNASPVQNENFVWTSTTNFWFNRSKVTRLDVPAFAPAGSGFGLGLGTAFIEEGQPVTQLKGTIDGEVVTVGDAEPDFQTSFFNNFTIFKNFDFSFLIHVKQGGSNLNLTTYLTDLAGLTGDLDDPSGVERTSNPNTDRFIEDASYMRLREIALYYRLPESAVSVFNGAVNKIKIGASGRNLWTIAPYTGYDPEVSAKGGTGLSTGLDVNPFPSTKQVYFHLALEF; encoded by the coding sequence ATGAAAAAACAGTATCTAGTTATGATTATTCTATTCCTCATGGGGTCGTTTTCATACGCTCAAGAGAAAGTAATAGAAGGAACAGTGGTTAGTGCCAGTGATGGATTACCATTAATTGGTGCAACGGTCGTGAAAAAAGGTTCTACATCAGGTGCTACAACTGATTTAGATGGAAAATTTAAAGTTGAAATCTCTGAACCAGAAATTTTAGTAATTTCATTTATAGGCTTTGCAGAAAAACAAGTAGCAGTTAATTTAGATCAATCAGGGGAATTAATCATTCGCTTGGAAGAAGATATTACTAAACTAAATGAAGTAGTAGTTTCTGGTTTAGCTTCTAGCGTAAAAAGGTCTAATTTAGGTAACGCGGTGGCTACTGTTTCATCCGAAGAGCTTACGGGCATTACAAATCAGCCCACCATGGACAATGCTCTCTATGGGAAAGTCACTGGGGTTAACATTACTTCAAGTTCAGGAGCTCCAGGTGGAGGAATTGCTATGAGGCTTAGAGGTGTAACTTCTATCACCGGAAACAATCAACCATTATTTATTATTGATGGTGTTTATGTTAGTAATGCAGAGGTACCAAGCGGCTTGAGAAATGCATCCGGAGCTAATTCAGGAAATGAGGAAAACGCCTCCAACAGAATAGCTGATTTGGCACCAAGTGACATAGAGAATATTGAAGTACTAAAAGGACCTTCAGCAGCCGCAATCTATGGTGCTCGTGCTAATGCTGGAGTGGTAATTATAACTACTAAAAGAGGTAAAAGAGGTGAAACTAGAGTTAATCTTACTCAAGATATTGGCTTCAGCACAATTCAAAGAAAAGTGGGAATAGGTCAAAGAGACTGGACGCCTTCTTTAGTTGAAGAAACATTTGGTACTGATGAAGTAGCAAGATACAATGCTGCAGTAAATGGACGTGGATTAATTGACTACGAAGAAGAGATCTATGGGGAAACAGGCCTAATCACGGATACGAAAATAAGTGCAACTGGCGGTAGTGAAAAAACTAAATTTTATGTTGGCGCATCCTTAAGGGATGAGGAAGGGATTATAAAAAACACAGGCTATACTAGGGCAAGTGTTCGTGCCAACATTGACCATCAATTTAATGATAGGATAAAGTTTACTACGTCTAGTAATTTTGTGAATTCAACTACTCAACGAGGATTTACCGGAAATGAAAATGAAGGTGGTTTAAGTATGGGATATAACATGGCCTTTACTAGACCATGGGCTAATTTATTTCCTGATGAGTTCGGTAATTATCCAGACAATCCAAATGCGGCTGGAAACATGCTGCTAGTTAGAGATCAGGCTATAAATGACGAGGTGATAAATCGCTTTATTCAGGGTGCTAGCATTGATGTAAGCTTGTACGAAACGGACCAGTCATTTTTGAAATTTAAATGGAATGGTGGATTTGACAGTTACAATTTAGAAACTTACGTCTACGTGCCAGAATATCATCAAGCTCAAAGAGGACTACAAAATGGATTTATTGGAGTTGGTAAAAACAGCATTTTCAATACCAACAACCAAGGATTCTTAGTTTGGGATAACTACCTCAGCGGTGGCTCATTCCAATTAACGTCACAGGTTGGTTACACTTACATTACTTTTGACAGAGATTTGGTGTATAATCAAGCCACACAATTAATTCCTGGGCAAACCACTTTGGGTCAATCTGGTACACAAGAACTTGACCAGACCTTAGAGAACGTTAAGGAATTCGGATATTTTGCACAGCAAGAAGTAAATTTCGAAGACAAAATAATCGCGACTCTAGGAATAAGAGCTGATAAATCCACATTAAACTCAGACCAAAACCAGTTTTACTATTTCCCTAAGGCATCTGTAGCCTTAAATTTAGCGAATTTCGATTTTTGGGCATTGGATTTATTTAATCAATTTAAATTGAGAGCCGCATATGGCGAAACAGGTTCAAGCGCTACCTTTGGTTCACTCTATACGAGTTTCCAAGCTGTTAATATAGGAGGGTCTCCCGGGGTTTCTGTTGGAGGCTTGAGAGGAAGTGAAGATTTAATACCAGAAACTGCCTCTGAATTCGAAACTGGTATCGATATGACTCTTATAGACAATAAACTGTCTTTAACAGCAACTTATTATAACCGAAATATAAATGATTTAATTCTTCAAAGAGCATTACAGCCATCTACCGGTTTTGCATTGGAAGTTACGAATTTAGCTGACTTGCAAAATCAGGGGCTAGAGTTGGCGTTAAACGCAAGTCCTGTCCAAAATGAAAATTTTGTTTGGACCTCCACAACTAACTTTTGGTTTAATAGATCTAAAGTAACAAGGTTAGATGTTCCGGCATTTGCACCAGCTGGATCTGGATTCGGATTGGGACTTGGAACTGCCTTTATCGAAGAAGGTCAACCCGTTACTCAATTGAAAGGTACGATTGATGGAGAAGTGGTGACCGTGGGAGATGCAGAGCCTGATTTCCAAACGTCTTTCTTTAACAACTTTACCATTTTCAAGAATTTTGATTTTAGCTTCTTAATTCATGTAAAGCAAGGCGGAAGTAACTTGAATCTTACCACATATTTAACAGATTTAGCTGGTCTAACAGGTGATTTAGATGATCCTTCAGGTGTTGAAAGGACTTCCAATCCTAATACTGACCGATTTATAGAAGATGCTTCTTATATGCGATTAAGAGAGATTGCATTATACTATAGACTACCAGAATCAGCAGTAAGCGTATTTAATGGTGCGGTAAACAAAATAAAGATTGGCGCTTCAGGCAGGAATCTATGGACCATTGCACCTTACACAGGGTATGACCCTGAAGTATCAGCTAAAGGTGGCACAGGGCTTTCCACAGGATTGGATGTGAACCCTTTCCCTTCTACCAAACAAGTTTATTTTCACTTAGCATTAGAATTTTAA
- a CDS encoding 7TM diverse intracellular signaling domain-containing protein: MISTYWRFLFALLFISNICESFAINNISIQPNESFDGLGKQIQFLEDTEHQLTFQEILSPKYQSLFKYGKQEIPTYGLKDLTLWVKIEIEHFDQFETPYVLEIGYPTFDSITYFILQESTIIDEGFLGDRIKFSEREIRHKNFIIPLELNKGNRTSIYLKIRNKGSIILPISIKTKEQLFAEDISEEISYGIFYGIMLVMLLYNLLLAFSARSISYIYYVGIITGNLLTLSALNGHAFMYLWYDLPWWANHVIVFGIGLWILASNQFALSFLETKKYFPRYHWVFRFMKLVAIVIIILAFTADYSISLKVANYSLLINCLVLLFSGIYFWSKKVKVAGIFTLAWSVYLIGVLLYTLRNLGFLPVTSITSHVLEFGAIAEVILLSVSLGYKYRLLETDKKAAQENAMDLMAQSQKLVQEQNEELERQVSLRTAELEQKQEEILTQNEELNSKNESLLEAQQIIKAQNTKLKEYTDDLEAQVAKRTSDLESTNAELAQNVQKLEQYAFMTAHNLRAPVARLLGLTHLLEISPDTEKSDWLDIISKIKEEGDSLDSVIKDLNAILDLRKEVEEDKEWIDLSRTLAQTKRILKNSIELSGAEINFDNSAFNEIECNPTYVDSIFYNLISNAIKYRSSKRKLKLMIGTKIYKDKKIISFADNGMGIDLEKNKDKLFGMYRRFHTHVEGKGLGLYLVKSQMEILGGKIQVNSEIDKGTTFTLLFPFT; this comes from the coding sequence ATGATATCCACGTACTGGAGGTTTCTTTTTGCCCTTTTGTTTATCTCAAATATTTGTGAATCCTTTGCTATTAATAACATATCTATCCAGCCAAATGAATCCTTTGACGGACTAGGAAAGCAAATACAGTTTTTGGAGGACACTGAACATCAACTTACTTTTCAAGAAATATTATCCCCTAAATATCAATCTCTTTTCAAGTATGGCAAACAGGAAATTCCTACTTACGGACTAAAAGATTTAACGCTATGGGTAAAGATAGAAATTGAACACTTCGATCAATTCGAAACGCCTTATGTATTGGAAATTGGCTATCCTACATTTGACTCCATTACCTACTTCATACTGCAAGAATCCACTATAATAGATGAGGGTTTCCTGGGCGATAGAATTAAATTTTCAGAGCGAGAAATCCGCCATAAGAACTTTATCATCCCATTAGAATTAAATAAGGGAAATAGGACTAGTATATATTTGAAAATACGAAATAAAGGTTCCATTATCCTGCCGATCAGTATCAAAACTAAGGAACAGCTGTTTGCAGAAGATATCTCAGAAGAAATATCCTACGGTATTTTTTATGGAATAATGTTAGTAATGTTGTTATACAACCTGCTTTTAGCCTTTTCAGCCCGCTCTATCAGTTATATTTACTATGTTGGAATTATAACGGGAAATCTACTCACCCTCTCGGCATTAAATGGTCATGCTTTTATGTACTTGTGGTACGATCTGCCATGGTGGGCAAATCATGTTATTGTTTTTGGTATTGGTCTATGGATATTAGCCAGTAATCAATTTGCATTAAGCTTTTTGGAGACTAAAAAATACTTCCCTAGATACCACTGGGTATTTAGATTCATGAAATTGGTAGCAATCGTTATCATCATTTTGGCTTTCACTGCTGATTACTCTATTAGTTTAAAAGTTGCCAATTATTCCCTCCTCATAAATTGTTTAGTCCTGCTATTTAGTGGCATCTACTTTTGGTCAAAGAAAGTAAAGGTGGCCGGCATTTTCACCTTAGCTTGGTCCGTATATTTAATTGGTGTTTTACTTTATACTCTAAGAAACTTGGGGTTTCTTCCCGTGACTTCAATAACATCACATGTTTTGGAATTTGGAGCAATTGCTGAAGTGATTTTGCTATCTGTATCGCTAGGTTATAAGTACCGCTTGCTGGAGACCGATAAAAAGGCCGCTCAAGAAAATGCGATGGATTTAATGGCTCAAAGTCAAAAATTGGTACAGGAGCAAAATGAAGAATTGGAAAGACAGGTAAGCTTAAGAACAGCTGAGTTGGAACAAAAACAAGAAGAAATTTTAACACAAAACGAAGAGTTAAACTCAAAAAATGAAAGTCTATTAGAAGCTCAACAAATAATTAAAGCACAAAACACAAAGCTAAAAGAATACACGGACGATTTGGAGGCTCAAGTAGCCAAAAGAACCAGTGATTTGGAATCAACCAATGCCGAATTAGCACAAAATGTGCAGAAATTAGAGCAATATGCATTTATGACGGCACACAACCTCAGAGCCCCTGTCGCTAGATTATTGGGACTAACACATCTGCTCGAAATCAGCCCTGATACTGAAAAGTCAGATTGGCTGGATATCATATCGAAAATTAAAGAAGAAGGTGATAGTTTAGACTCAGTAATTAAAGATCTTAATGCCATCCTCGATCTAAGAAAAGAAGTAGAAGAAGACAAAGAGTGGATAGATTTAAGCAGGACCTTAGCACAAACAAAAAGAATATTGAAAAATTCAATTGAATTAAGTGGCGCTGAAATTAATTTTGACAACAGTGCATTTAACGAAATAGAATGCAATCCTACCTATGTTGATAGCATATTTTACAACTTAATCTCGAATGCCATAAAGTATCGTTCCTCTAAAAGAAAATTAAAACTAATGATTGGTACTAAAATCTATAAAGACAAAAAAATCATAAGTTTTGCTGATAATGGCATGGGCATAGATTTGGAGAAAAATAAAGATAAACTCTTCGGAATGTATAGGCGATTTCACACTCATGTGGAAGGAAAAGGTTTGGGCTTATATCTTGTGAAGAGTCAGATGGAAATACTAGGTGGAAAAATACAAGTGAACAGTGAGATCGATAAAGGGACTACTTTTACTTTACTCTTCCCTTTCACTTAA
- a CDS encoding RagB/SusD family nutrient uptake outer membrane protein → MKNINMKSIISGLMAFSMLLFFSCEFEDQVDPNNPNLQQYNEDATVNELNNIVVGMESGMRNGLALYVTSTGTIARELYLFNADPRNTEDLLGKNGGQLDNNVFYLNGPYNGSYTNVKNANILLNALDNTEFVSDQEKAGYRGFANTVIALQELRVLNMLDENGIRIDVADPDDLGPFVSKEAALAHIADLLNTANTQLGNAGSTFPFDLSTGFDGFDTPATFTQFNRALAARVAIYREEWGSVAGLLTDSFFDPSGDLTVGPKHSFSTASGDQLNGLFKIPGNNGDMIVVHDRFIENAEAGDLRIARKMAERENAASQDGLNGEYETALYPSPTSPIDIIRNEELVLISAEAKLQNGDIPGAIADLDIIRDYAGLDPYSGAETENAVTDELLKQRQYSLWCEGHAMVDLRRYGRLNANNLPIDRAGDQVFSEFPVPLTEND, encoded by the coding sequence ATGAAAAATATTAATATGAAATCAATAATATCTGGATTAATGGCTTTCTCTATGCTGCTCTTCTTTTCGTGTGAATTTGAAGATCAGGTAGATCCTAACAATCCAAATTTACAGCAATACAATGAAGACGCCACAGTCAACGAATTAAACAACATAGTTGTTGGGATGGAGTCAGGAATGCGCAACGGTTTAGCATTATATGTAACTTCGACAGGGACTATTGCCAGAGAGCTATATCTTTTCAATGCTGATCCAAGGAATACAGAAGATCTGTTGGGCAAAAATGGTGGACAACTAGACAACAATGTATTCTATTTGAATGGTCCTTATAATGGCAGCTATACAAATGTGAAAAATGCAAATATATTGTTAAATGCCCTAGATAATACTGAATTTGTTTCAGATCAAGAAAAAGCAGGCTACCGTGGTTTTGCTAACACTGTGATTGCACTTCAGGAATTACGGGTATTGAATATGTTGGATGAAAATGGCATACGGATTGATGTTGCTGACCCAGATGACTTAGGACCGTTTGTTAGCAAAGAGGCTGCTTTAGCTCATATTGCAGATCTATTAAACACAGCTAATACCCAATTAGGGAATGCTGGCTCTACTTTCCCTTTTGATTTATCAACTGGATTTGACGGATTTGATACTCCGGCAACATTTACCCAATTTAACAGAGCTTTGGCGGCTAGGGTTGCAATTTATCGGGAAGAATGGGGGTCAGTGGCAGGATTGCTAACTGATTCATTTTTTGATCCAAGTGGTGATTTAACTGTTGGACCAAAGCATAGCTTTTCAACAGCTTCTGGTGACCAATTGAACGGGTTATTTAAGATTCCGGGTAATAATGGAGATATGATCGTAGTGCATGACAGATTTATTGAAAATGCAGAAGCTGGCGATTTAAGAATTGCGAGAAAAATGGCTGAAAGAGAAAACGCTGCTTCTCAAGACGGATTGAACGGTGAGTACGAAACAGCATTATATCCGTCTCCTACATCACCGATTGATATCATTAGAAACGAAGAGCTGGTGTTAATCTCTGCTGAAGCCAAGCTGCAAAATGGAGATATCCCAGGAGCCATAGCTGATCTAGATATTATCAGAGACTATGCAGGTCTGGATCCGTACAGTGGAGCAGAAACTGAAAATGCTGTAACTGATGAATTGTTAAAGCAAAGACAATACTCTTTATGGTGTGAAGGCCATGCGATGGTTGACCTTAGGAGATATGGACGATTAAATGCCAACAATTTACCAATCGACAGAGCCGGAGATCAAGTATTCTCCGAATTTCCAGTTCCATTAACAGAAAATGATTAA
- a CDS encoding potassium channel family protein: MKKLNNHIVICGFGKNGEIAGNGLGVSKRDLVFIEKNADVINNYNNEKGYQLLHDDAVLESVLVEAGVERASTIITTLPSDADNVFITLTAKELNPQIQIIAKATERNTEKKLRRAGADHVVMPDRVGGSYMASLVTRPSVVQFLEILNGDHDSEYSLEEINHNLLKDKFKNLSLGEMDVKNKTGATVLAFKDKKEGFVFNPNSDAICDEGDVIILLGNKKSIQSFREEFVK; the protein is encoded by the coding sequence TTGAAGAAATTAAATAATCATATTGTAATATGTGGATTTGGTAAGAATGGAGAGATAGCTGGAAATGGGCTAGGTGTCTCTAAAAGAGATTTGGTATTCATAGAAAAGAATGCTGATGTTATTAATAATTACAATAACGAAAAAGGCTATCAGCTACTGCATGATGATGCTGTCCTTGAGTCTGTGTTGGTTGAAGCAGGTGTTGAAAGAGCAAGTACCATTATAACCACCTTACCCAGTGATGCGGATAATGTATTTATTACCCTTACAGCAAAAGAGCTTAATCCACAAATACAAATAATAGCCAAGGCAACAGAAAGAAATACCGAGAAAAAATTAAGAAGAGCTGGAGCAGATCATGTAGTAATGCCGGATAGAGTAGGAGGCTCTTATATGGCATCCTTGGTTACAAGACCAAGTGTAGTACAGTTTTTAGAAATTCTCAATGGAGATCATGATTCTGAATATTCCTTAGAAGAGATCAATCACAACTTACTTAAAGACAAATTTAAAAATCTTTCTTTAGGCGAAATGGATGTTAAAAATAAAACAGGAGCTACAGTTCTGGCTTTTAAGGATAAAAAAGAAGGCTTCGTTTTCAATCCTAATTCCGATGCCATTTGTGATGAGGGGGATGTTATTATCTTGTTAGGGAATAAAAAATCCATCCAATCCTTTAGGGAGGAGTTTGTGAAATGA
- a CDS encoding DUF427 domain-containing protein — protein sequence MKAIWNDQVVAESDETIVIEGNHYFPPESIKKEYYHKTDYHTVCPWKGTASYFSLKVDGKENKDAAWYYPETKEMAKKFENYVAFWKGVEVTE from the coding sequence ATGAAAGCCATTTGGAACGATCAAGTAGTAGCAGAAAGTGATGAAACTATAGTTATTGAGGGGAATCATTATTTCCCGCCAGAATCAATTAAAAAAGAGTACTATCACAAAACAGACTACCATACAGTTTGCCCTTGGAAAGGAACTGCTTCTTATTTTAGCCTAAAGGTAGATGGAAAAGAGAATAAAGATGCGGCCTGGTATTATCCTGAAACGAAAGAGATGGCCAAGAAATTTGAGAATTACGTAGCTTTTTGGAAAGGAGTGGAGGTTACTGAATAA